The following are encoded in a window of Prevotella melaninogenica genomic DNA:
- the dnaE gene encoding DNA polymerase III subunit alpha, with the protein MEDYVHLHVHTNYSILDGQSKVTRLVDKAIADGMKGMAITDHGVMFGIKEFADYCAKVNKGRKEKGEEPFKPIFGCEMYVARRTMHDKDKSMHDNSGYHLIVLAKNYTGYKNLIKLVSNAWVDGYYYRPRTDREQLEKYHEGLIVCTACIAGEVPNKIIHDDIEGAREACEWYHRVFGDDFYLELQRHEVKDPSLVANREAYPLQQKANKVLMKFAQEYGIKIVCTNDCHFEDKETAEAHDHLLCLSTNEDLDDPKRMRYSKQEWFKTRAEMNEIFSDIPEAMTNTLEILNKVETYDINHSPIMPFFPIPEDFGTEEEWKKKFTEEDLYKEFTTDENGENPLPPEEGQKVIDRLGGYEKMYRIKFEADYLAKLAYDGAKKLYGDPLSDEVKNHIRFELHVMKTMGFPGYFLIVQDFINAARQDLDVMVGPGRGSAAGSVVAYCLGITQIDPLKYDLLFERFLNPDRVNLPDIDTDFDDDGRGRVLQWVMDKYGHENCAHIITYSTMATKNSIKDVARVEKLPVDVSNALCKAIPERLPNGMKMNLTNAIKCTPELQNAEVSEDIRERNTIKYAKMLEGTVRGTGIHACGFIICRNPIDEWVPISTATDPDFPEKKVPVTQYDGHVIESTGLIKMDFLGLKTLSELKEACKVVKQTTGNVIDLEKIPIDDELTYQLYQRGQTVGTFQFESAGMQKYLRELHPTVFEDLIAMNALYRPGPMDYIPDFIRRKHDPSLVKYDIPCMEKYLKDTYGITVYQEQVMLLSRQLANFTRGESDALRKAMGKKMKPIVDKMKPKFIKQGQENGHDPQILEKIWSDWEKFASYAFNKSHATCYSWVAYQTAYMKAHYPAEYMAALMTRRFSQITEITKLMEECKALKIATLGPDVNESQIGFGVNKHGEIRFGLSAIKGMGASAAESIVREREKNGPYKDIYDFAERVDLSNVNRKAFESLAYSGGFDSFGLQREQYFAVTGKGDLFLDTIVRYGQLFQAEKAQQQNSLFGGMDAVDVVHPIAPKAEKWPAIEKLNKERELVGIYLSAHPLDEYSVVLNNMCNTHCSKIGRNADMTELAKADEVTFGGIVTSVNERFSQKTGKPFGFVTIEDFEGTGELALFGDDWARWNNLLKMNYTVYITAKCQPRYRNNPDMLELKVQKIEQLYDVKENRLERFTISMDATALDDAFVSELATVIEEHIGNTQLYIQLRTPDNTVLMLRSKNGGVNVDRTLIDFISSNEKMEFHIN; encoded by the coding sequence ATGGAAGATTACGTACATTTACACGTCCACACCAATTATTCTATTCTTGATGGTCAGTCTAAGGTTACACGCCTTGTTGATAAGGCTATTGCAGACGGAATGAAGGGTATGGCGATTACTGATCATGGTGTAATGTTCGGCATAAAAGAGTTTGCTGACTATTGTGCTAAGGTCAATAAAGGTAGGAAAGAGAAGGGTGAAGAGCCTTTCAAGCCTATCTTCGGATGTGAGATGTATGTAGCACGTCGCACAATGCATGATAAGGATAAGAGTATGCATGATAATTCAGGCTACCACCTTATCGTATTGGCAAAGAACTATACAGGATACAAGAACCTTATTAAACTTGTATCTAATGCGTGGGTAGATGGTTATTACTATCGTCCCCGAACGGACCGTGAGCAGCTTGAGAAGTATCATGAGGGACTGATTGTGTGTACAGCTTGTATTGCAGGTGAAGTCCCTAACAAGATTATACATGATGACATCGAGGGGGCAAGAGAAGCTTGCGAATGGTATCACCGTGTCTTTGGAGATGATTTCTACCTTGAGTTGCAACGACATGAAGTAAAAGACCCAAGTTTAGTGGCAAACCGTGAGGCTTATCCTTTACAGCAGAAAGCTAATAAAGTTCTCATGAAGTTTGCACAAGAATATGGTATAAAGATAGTATGTACCAATGACTGTCACTTCGAAGACAAGGAGACCGCCGAGGCACATGACCACTTACTATGTCTTTCAACAAATGAAGATTTAGATGATCCAAAGCGTATGCGCTACTCTAAACAAGAGTGGTTTAAAACGCGTGCAGAGATGAATGAGATATTCTCAGACATCCCAGAAGCTATGACGAATACGCTGGAAATCCTTAATAAGGTAGAGACTTATGATATTAATCATAGTCCTATCATGCCTTTCTTCCCCATCCCAGAAGACTTCGGAACGGAAGAAGAATGGAAAAAGAAGTTCACTGAGGAAGACTTATACAAGGAGTTTACCACCGATGAGAATGGCGAGAACCCTCTTCCCCCTGAAGAAGGACAGAAGGTTATCGACCGTTTAGGAGGCTATGAGAAGATGTATCGCATTAAGTTTGAAGCCGATTATCTTGCGAAGTTAGCCTACGATGGTGCCAAAAAACTATATGGCGACCCTCTTTCTGACGAGGTTAAGAATCATATTCGCTTTGAGTTACACGTCATGAAGACGATGGGTTTCCCTGGTTACTTCCTCATAGTACAAGACTTTATCAATGCTGCACGACAGGACTTGGACGTAATGGTAGGTCCGGGACGTGGTTCTGCCGCAGGTTCGGTAGTGGCTTATTGCTTAGGAATTACGCAGATTGATCCATTGAAGTATGACCTACTTTTTGAGCGATTCCTCAACCCTGACCGTGTCAACCTCCCTGATATTGATACCGACTTTGATGATGACGGCCGCGGACGTGTGCTGCAGTGGGTAATGGATAAGTACGGACACGAGAACTGTGCACATATTATTACCTACTCTACAATGGCAACAAAGAACTCTATCAAGGATGTTGCTCGTGTAGAGAAACTACCAGTAGATGTCTCTAATGCCCTTTGTAAGGCGATTCCAGAACGCTTACCTAATGGCATGAAGATGAACTTAACGAATGCTATCAAGTGTACTCCAGAGTTGCAGAATGCAGAGGTTAGTGAAGACATAAGGGAGCGTAATACGATTAAATACGCCAAGATGTTGGAGGGAACAGTGCGCGGAACGGGTATCCATGCCTGTGGATTCATTATCTGTCGTAACCCTATTGATGAATGGGTACCTATCTCTACGGCAACAGACCCAGACTTCCCAGAGAAGAAAGTACCAGTAACCCAGTATGATGGTCACGTAATTGAGTCTACAGGTCTTATCAAAATGGACTTCCTCGGACTGAAGACGCTATCCGAGTTAAAGGAGGCTTGCAAGGTTGTTAAGCAGACAACTGGCAACGTGATTGACCTTGAGAAGATTCCTATTGATGACGAACTGACCTACCAACTCTATCAACGTGGACAGACCGTTGGTACATTCCAGTTTGAGTCGGCAGGTATGCAGAAGTATCTTCGTGAGCTTCATCCAACCGTGTTTGAAGACCTCATCGCCATGAATGCGCTCTATCGTCCGGGTCCAATGGATTATATCCCAGACTTTATCAGGCGTAAACATGACCCTTCTTTGGTGAAGTACGACATCCCATGTATGGAGAAGTACCTCAAAGACACATACGGTATCACGGTTTATCAGGAGCAAGTTATGCTCTTGAGTCGCCAGTTAGCCAACTTTACACGTGGTGAGAGTGATGCTCTTCGTAAGGCAATGGGTAAGAAGATGAAGCCTATCGTCGACAAGATGAAGCCTAAATTCATCAAGCAAGGACAGGAGAACGGACACGACCCACAGATACTTGAGAAGATATGGAGCGACTGGGAGAAGTTTGCCAGCTACGCTTTCAACAAGTCACATGCCACTTGCTACTCATGGGTAGCTTACCAGACGGCTTACATGAAGGCGCATTATCCAGCCGAATATATGGCTGCGTTGATGACACGTCGCTTCAGTCAGATTACCGAAATCACAAAGTTGATGGAGGAATGTAAAGCATTGAAGATTGCAACCCTTGGTCCTGATGTCAACGAGAGTCAGATTGGCTTTGGTGTGAACAAGCATGGTGAGATTCGCTTCGGACTATCTGCTATCAAGGGAATGGGTGCAAGTGCGGCTGAAAGCATTGTACGCGAACGTGAGAAGAATGGTCCTTATAAAGATATATACGACTTTGCAGAGCGTGTCGACCTCAGTAATGTAAACCGCAAAGCGTTTGAAAGTTTGGCTTATAGTGGCGGCTTCGACAGCTTCGGTTTACAGCGAGAACAATACTTTGCAGTCACTGGAAAGGGTGATTTATTTTTAGATACCATCGTCCGTTATGGGCAGCTTTTCCAAGCAGAAAAGGCACAACAACAGAACTCACTCTTCGGAGGTATGGATGCCGTTGATGTAGTACATCCTATTGCACCAAAGGCAGAGAAGTGGCCTGCCATTGAGAAATTAAATAAGGAGCGTGAGCTGGTAGGTATCTATCTGTCTGCTCACCCACTCGATGAATATAGTGTTGTACTGAACAATATGTGTAACACTCATTGCTCTAAGATTGGTCGCAATGCTGACATGACAGAATTGGCAAAGGCAGACGAAGTGACATTTGGCGGTATTGTCACATCCGTAAACGAACGTTTCTCACAAAAGACAGGAAAGCCTTTTGGCTTTGTCACGATAGAAGACTTTGAAGGAACAGGCGAATTAGCTCTGTTTGGTGACGACTGGGCACGGTGGAACAACCTCCTGAAGATGAACTACACCGTCTATATAACAGCTAAGTGTCAGCCTCGTTATCGCAATAATCCTGACATGTTAGAGCTAAAAGTGCAAAAGATTGAGCAACTCTATGACGTGAAAGAAAATCGTTTGGAACGCTTTACCATCTCTATGGATGCAACAGCATTAGACGATGCCTTCGTTTCGGAATTAGCAACAGTCATCGAGGAACATATCGGTAACACACAACTTTACATACAGTTGCGAACGCCTGACAATACTGTACTTATGCTAAGGAGTAAGAATGGTGGCGTTAACGTCGACCGTACGCTAATAGACTTTATCTCATCGAATGAGAAGATGGAGTTCCATATAAACTAA
- the trxA gene encoding thioredoxin — protein sequence MEVVITNENLETYKNGELPLVVDLWATWCGPCKMIGPIISELAEEYDGKIVVGKCDVEENDDVAIDFGVRNIPTILFFKGGQLVDKFVGAASKDVLKEKFDALL from the coding sequence ATGGAAGTAGTAATTACTAACGAGAATTTAGAGACTTACAAGAATGGTGAGTTACCATTGGTAGTTGATTTATGGGCAACATGGTGTGGACCTTGTAAGATGATTGGTCCTATCATCTCAGAACTTGCTGAAGAGTACGATGGTAAGATTGTTGTAGGCAAGTGTGATGTTGAGGAGAATGATGACGTAGCTATCGACTTCGGTGTACGTAACATCCCAACCATCCTCTTCTTTAAGGGTGGTCAGTTGGTAGACAAGTTTGTTGGTGCAGCTTCAAAGGACGTTCTCAAAGAGAAGTTCGACGCTCTGCTCTAA
- a CDS encoding outer membrane beta-barrel family protein: MEKLLLILLLFCTGFRASAQSVSGKVLDENKKPIPYANVIILSAKDSTFIVGTTTADDGSFNFKEVTVGNILKASFVGYEPFTTVLSNQDNLTIVLKEDAKMMKEVVVKGSAPLHKMTTEGIQTNIENTILSKLGTCEDVLAHVPGLTKKKDGYEVFGKGTPIIYINGRQMRDITELERLKSNDIKSVEVITNPGSKYNAAVRAVVKIRTKKAIGDGFGFDVRSAYYQSENVDLSEQLNWKYRHKRLELFGTHGYSLDNNLEHSKTTTIVHVDTLWQQDFTQKVPDKNSIFKNIIGADYQLNDSNSVGIKYMINFPHDFPLSVFISSDVTANGTFYDHINTFATCKQSHRPSQFINLYYVGKIGKMDIDFNADYLYNKQNNHTTSREESRNKTSRTVTSDNQERNRLFASKLTLGYPVLGGNLSVGAEYTYTNRNDAYSNPENYVPSSSAQLKESNIAPFMEYKHQLSICQLTAGLRWEAVHFNYYENGQHIANQSRSFSNLFPSISAATQIGDLQMQLSYAARTCRPSYRQLSNNVTYGNRFLMQSGNPLLQHEYIHDISLGAMWKFIQFGISYNDRRHAIVFWSEQDSHNSAISRLTYTNLPSIKTISTQLAFSPTIGIWTPEFTALMKKQWLTLHTSTKTYKLNKPIWQFSFNNTFDFGKGWLLSMESYLVTKGDGEIASLASNRGSLDINLTKSFLKDRLALRIGGTDLFHTQKEGGISYTESMETQYIGTYDSRQFVLTVTYKFNTSRSKYKGTGAGQAEKNRL; encoded by the coding sequence ATGGAAAAACTATTGCTTATCCTCCTTCTGTTCTGCACCGGATTTCGAGCCAGCGCACAGTCCGTATCTGGAAAGGTGCTTGATGAAAACAAGAAGCCTATCCCCTACGCAAATGTCATTATCCTTTCAGCCAAGGATTCTACCTTCATTGTTGGTACAACAACCGCTGATGATGGTAGTTTCAACTTCAAGGAGGTTACAGTAGGTAATATCCTTAAAGCCTCCTTCGTAGGTTATGAGCCCTTCACTACGGTTCTTTCCAACCAAGACAACCTGACTATCGTTCTGAAAGAAGATGCAAAAATGATGAAAGAGGTAGTTGTCAAAGGCAGTGCTCCCTTGCATAAGATGACAACAGAGGGCATACAAACGAACATAGAAAACACCATACTGAGCAAGCTCGGCACTTGTGAGGATGTTCTTGCACATGTCCCGGGACTGACAAAGAAGAAAGATGGCTATGAAGTCTTTGGTAAAGGGACTCCAATCATCTATATCAACGGTCGCCAGATGCGTGATATAACAGAGCTTGAACGCCTGAAATCAAACGATATCAAAAGCGTTGAGGTAATAACCAACCCCGGGAGTAAATATAATGCAGCCGTAAGAGCAGTCGTAAAGATACGCACGAAGAAGGCAATAGGCGACGGCTTTGGCTTCGATGTACGCTCCGCCTACTACCAGTCGGAAAATGTAGACCTCTCAGAACAGCTGAACTGGAAATATCGCCATAAGCGTCTGGAACTCTTTGGTACGCATGGCTATTCACTTGACAACAACCTCGAACACAGCAAAACAACCACAATTGTTCACGTTGACACCCTCTGGCAGCAGGATTTCACGCAAAAAGTCCCCGATAAGAATTCTATTTTCAAGAATATTATAGGAGCAGACTATCAGCTGAATGACAGCAATTCTGTCGGTATCAAATACATGATTAACTTCCCTCATGACTTCCCCCTATCTGTTTTTATTAGTAGTGATGTAACGGCAAACGGGACTTTCTACGACCATATTAACACCTTTGCAACATGCAAGCAGTCCCATCGTCCTTCCCAATTCATTAATCTCTACTATGTTGGAAAGATAGGAAAGATGGACATAGACTTCAATGCTGATTATCTTTATAACAAGCAAAATAACCATACTACCTCTCGAGAAGAAAGTCGCAACAAGACCAGTCGCACCGTGACTTCCGACAATCAAGAGCGCAACAGGCTCTTTGCTTCTAAGCTAACCTTGGGCTATCCTGTTTTAGGAGGTAATCTGTCAGTGGGTGCAGAATATACCTATACAAACCGCAATGATGCATATAGCAATCCTGAAAACTATGTCCCAAGCTCATCCGCACAGCTAAAAGAGTCGAATATCGCTCCTTTTATGGAATACAAACACCAGCTATCAATCTGCCAGTTGACAGCTGGTTTACGCTGGGAGGCGGTACACTTCAACTATTATGAGAACGGACAGCACATTGCTAATCAGAGTCGTTCGTTCAGCAACTTATTCCCAAGCATCTCTGCAGCTACTCAAATAGGAGACCTACAGATGCAATTAAGCTATGCAGCGAGGACATGTCGTCCTTCTTACCGTCAGTTAAGCAATAACGTTACATACGGCAATCGTTTCTTGATGCAGTCGGGTAACCCACTGCTTCAGCACGAATATATCCACGACATAAGCTTAGGAGCTATGTGGAAGTTCATCCAGTTTGGCATCTCATACAATGACCGTCGTCACGCCATTGTCTTCTGGAGCGAACAAGACAGTCATAACTCAGCTATCTCACGTCTTACCTACACGAATCTTCCAAGCATCAAGACAATATCTACTCAGTTAGCTTTTTCGCCAACAATCGGTATCTGGACACCTGAGTTCACGGCATTAATGAAGAAGCAATGGCTCACATTACATACAAGTACAAAGACTTATAAGCTGAACAAACCAATCTGGCAATTCAGCTTTAACAACACCTTTGACTTTGGAAAAGGTTGGTTGCTATCAATGGAGTCCTACCTCGTTACAAAAGGCGATGGCGAAATTGCCTCATTAGCAAGCAATAGAGGTTCGCTTGACATCAACCTTACCAAGTCTTTCCTAAAAGACAGACTCGCACTTCGTATTGGTGGAACAGACTTGTTCCATACCCAAAAAGAAGGAGGAATTAGCTACACAGAGTCTATGGAGACTCAATATATTGGTACATACGACAGCCGTCAGTTTGTTCTAACTGTTACCTATAAGTTCAACACTTCACGAAGCAAATACAAGGGTACAGGTGCCGGTCAGGCTGAAAAGAACAGATTATAG
- a CDS encoding zinc-dependent metalloprotease, whose amino-acid sequence MKSVHATLLAVGFLSLSLSAQAFPFFKKKKKKATTTTSVVKKDAYERILTEEKTDSAKGPFVSFYRTGEKLLMELPPSSIGRDMLIGATISSVSSPQFAEVGTRAGSVSHVRFVEKDSSIVMQAINSELLDALPVGNAKQAQATNYRNLDFYSFPIKARNKKTGGILFDVSSFFLRESKYFPVIAKIAGPYRVDADLKPEWIKVTSLKSFANNACISMERNYVTNMTGNSGNVAISNHPVSIGVQFTLALLPEDKMTPRLSDTRLGYFLTPKSIVNDSLIDHASFINRWRLEPKDPAAYFAGQLSEPVKPIVFYIDNAFPEKWKPAIRQAVLRWNKAFERIGFKNVMQAVDFPTNDPNFDPDNFQYSCIRYLPTATENAMGPSWVDPRTGEIITATVLVYNDVVNVINSWRFIQTSQIDPAARTLDMPDSILLPTLEYIVTHEVGHTLGLMHNMASSAAIPTDSLRSASFTQKYGTTASIMDYARFNYVAQPTDKGVSLTPPYLGVYDNYAIEWGYRVFPNSKSFRDDVKPLMALVESHANDPMYRYVLQQSRYRYDPTAIEEDLGDDAVKSSTYGLKNLEYILSHFDEWIPDGTDGTRKAKLYRQMVSQAYGYARNVYAVIGGIKLNQTTESSGIPRYEVMPKEKQRAAAMWLLQEAHKFGKRGVESIENRLPQINSHPYKTLAGGIQEMALSATARLALSYYADSTSYSPLEYCEDTYNNVWAKTIAGDENLDDDDIAMQQLYVERLKANIVEVRQVGKVRSLRDDKQDVAFLGFGVGYGEPETMWTETIDRTAEYVFHYAQKLQKLLEERIKTTKDTTIKSQYELMYARVQRYMND is encoded by the coding sequence ATGAAATCGGTTCATGCAACCCTATTAGCAGTGGGATTCTTGAGCCTTTCACTGTCAGCACAAGCTTTCCCTTTCTTTAAAAAGAAGAAAAAGAAGGCTACAACCACTACTTCTGTGGTTAAGAAAGATGCCTATGAGCGTATTCTAACCGAAGAGAAGACAGACTCAGCAAAGGGACCATTCGTTTCGTTTTATAGAACAGGTGAGAAACTCCTTATGGAGTTGCCACCTTCTTCTATCGGTCGTGACATGCTGATTGGTGCTACAATTTCATCTGTATCAAGCCCACAGTTTGCTGAGGTTGGTACTCGTGCTGGTTCAGTTTCACACGTACGCTTTGTTGAGAAGGATAGCTCTATCGTAATGCAGGCTATCAACTCTGAATTACTTGATGCCCTACCAGTAGGTAATGCGAAGCAGGCACAGGCTACGAACTATCGTAACCTTGACTTCTATAGCTTCCCAATCAAGGCAAGAAACAAGAAGACTGGTGGTATTCTTTTTGATGTTTCTTCTTTCTTCTTGAGAGAGAGCAAGTACTTCCCTGTTATCGCAAAGATAGCTGGTCCATATCGTGTGGATGCTGACTTAAAGCCAGAGTGGATTAAAGTAACTTCTTTGAAGTCGTTTGCAAACAATGCTTGTATCTCGATGGAGCGCAACTATGTTACCAACATGACTGGTAACAGTGGTAATGTTGCTATTAGTAATCATCCAGTTTCTATCGGTGTACAGTTTACTTTGGCTCTCTTGCCAGAGGATAAGATGACTCCTCGTCTAAGTGATACTCGTCTTGGCTACTTCCTTACACCGAAGTCTATCGTCAATGACAGTCTTATCGACCATGCAAGCTTTATCAATCGTTGGCGTTTAGAGCCAAAAGATCCTGCAGCTTACTTTGCTGGTCAGCTTAGCGAGCCTGTAAAACCTATTGTGTTCTATATCGATAATGCGTTCCCTGAAAAATGGAAGCCTGCGATAAGACAAGCTGTTCTAAGATGGAATAAGGCTTTCGAGCGTATCGGTTTTAAGAATGTGATGCAGGCAGTGGACTTCCCAACTAATGATCCAAACTTCGATCCTGATAACTTCCAGTATTCTTGCATTCGTTATCTGCCTACTGCTACAGAGAATGCAATGGGTCCATCATGGGTTGATCCACGTACAGGTGAGATTATCACAGCGACCGTATTGGTGTATAATGATGTTGTGAATGTCATCAATAGTTGGCGATTTATTCAGACATCACAGATTGATCCTGCTGCACGAACATTGGATATGCCTGATAGCATTTTGTTGCCAACATTGGAGTATATTGTAACTCACGAGGTAGGACATACACTCGGACTGATGCACAACATGGCTTCATCGGCTGCAATCCCAACTGATTCGCTACGTTCTGCAAGCTTCACACAGAAGTATGGTACGACAGCATCTATCATGGACTATGCTCGTTTCAATTATGTTGCACAGCCAACAGATAAGGGTGTGTCACTGACTCCTCCTTACCTCGGTGTGTATGACAACTATGCAATAGAGTGGGGCTACCGTGTTTTCCCTAACTCAAAGAGTTTCAGAGATGACGTAAAGCCATTGATGGCACTTGTTGAGTCTCATGCTAACGACCCAATGTATCGTTACGTACTTCAGCAGTCACGTTATCGTTATGACCCAACCGCCATTGAGGAGGATCTCGGTGACGATGCTGTGAAGTCAAGTACATATGGTCTTAAGAACCTTGAGTATATCCTCAGTCATTTTGATGAGTGGATTCCAGACGGTACTGATGGTACTCGTAAGGCTAAGCTCTATCGTCAAATGGTTTCTCAGGCTTACGGTTATGCTCGTAATGTCTATGCTGTCATTGGTGGTATCAAGCTGAATCAGACCACAGAGTCTTCTGGTATTCCTCGTTATGAGGTGATGCCTAAGGAGAAACAACGTGCTGCTGCAATGTGGTTGTTGCAAGAAGCACACAAGTTTGGTAAGCGTGGTGTTGAGAGTATCGAGAACCGTTTACCTCAGATTAACTCTCATCCTTACAAGACATTGGCAGGTGGCATTCAGGAAATGGCTCTTTCTGCAACCGCACGTTTAGCATTGAGCTATTATGCTGACTCTACTTCTTATTCTCCATTGGAATATTGCGAAGATACGTATAATAATGTTTGGGCTAAGACAATCGCTGGTGATGAGAATCTTGACGATGATGATATCGCCATGCAGCAACTCTATGTTGAACGTCTGAAGGCTAACATTGTTGAGGTAAGACAGGTTGGTAAGGTGCGCAGCTTGCGTGATGATAAGCAGGATGTGGCTTTCCTTGGTTTTGGTGTTGGTTATGGTGAACCAGAGACGATGTGGACAGAGACCATCGACCGCACAGCTGAATATGTATTCCACTATGCACAGAAACTGCAGAAACTACTTGAGGAGCGCATTAAGACAACGAAGGATACAACTATCAAATCTCAGTATGAGTTGATGTATGCGCGTGTTCAGCGTTATATGAATGATTAA